A stretch of Dietzia lutea DNA encodes these proteins:
- a CDS encoding AMP-binding protein, giving the protein MSDSTTSTYDATHRLSISDPDAFWLDVAGDIDWTTAPTTAVDGSRPPFYRWFPDGELNTSYNCVDRHVAAGRGEQAAFIYDSAVTGIKETITYAQLLKQVEEFAGALAVEGVGRGDRVVIYMPMVPRAAVAMLACARLGAVHSVVFGGFAAPELAIRIDDARPKVIVTSQGGIEPTRKVPYFPMVAKALELTRHTPGAVIVAPRHDQFPDMAFPDTPGTTWSYWDEAVADSEPAAPVPVKATDPLYILYTSGTTGLPKGVVRDNGGHAVALAWSMWNVYGIRPGDVWWTASDVGWVVGHSYIVYAPLLVGATSVIYEGKPVGTPDAGAFWRVASEHRAVALFTAPTAVRAIRKEDPEGLEIGKYDLSAMRTLYCAGERLDPDTYQWATDNLGKPVVDNWWQTETGWPIASNLRGLEPMPIKPGSPTVAVPGYDLHVLDADGTPLPPGEEGNLAIKLPMAPGTLAGLWEDDERFVSSYMSVFEGYYSTGDGGYIDEDGYVFVMGRTDDVINVAGHRLSTGSMEAVIARHPAVAEVAVIGVKDHLKGQRPVGYVVLKSGQVRDPDELRSELVAMVRDEIGAVATFRDCTVVQGLPKTRSGKILRKTMRQIADGQQDVAVPSTIEDPAVLEALAPFLRQQG; this is encoded by the coding sequence ATGTCGGACTCGACGACCTCGACCTACGACGCCACCCACCGGCTCTCGATCAGCGATCCCGATGCCTTCTGGTTGGACGTCGCCGGGGACATCGACTGGACCACGGCCCCCACGACGGCGGTCGACGGATCCCGTCCACCCTTCTACCGGTGGTTCCCCGACGGGGAGCTGAACACGTCGTACAACTGCGTCGACCGGCACGTCGCCGCCGGGCGGGGCGAGCAGGCCGCGTTCATCTACGACTCGGCGGTCACCGGGATCAAGGAAACCATCACCTACGCCCAGTTGCTGAAGCAGGTCGAGGAGTTCGCGGGCGCGCTCGCCGTGGAGGGCGTGGGTCGCGGCGACCGGGTCGTCATCTACATGCCGATGGTACCCCGTGCCGCCGTGGCGATGCTCGCGTGCGCCCGGCTCGGTGCCGTCCACTCCGTCGTCTTCGGCGGTTTCGCCGCACCCGAGCTGGCGATCCGGATCGACGACGCCCGCCCCAAGGTGATCGTCACGTCCCAGGGCGGCATCGAGCCGACGCGCAAGGTGCCCTACTTCCCCATGGTCGCCAAAGCGCTCGAGCTCACCCGTCACACCCCCGGGGCCGTGATCGTGGCCCCGCGTCACGACCAGTTCCCCGACATGGCGTTCCCTGACACCCCGGGGACCACCTGGAGCTACTGGGATGAGGCCGTCGCCGACTCCGAGCCGGCGGCGCCGGTCCCGGTGAAGGCCACCGATCCGCTGTACATCCTCTACACCTCCGGAACGACCGGCCTGCCCAAGGGCGTAGTCCGCGACAACGGCGGGCACGCCGTCGCGCTCGCGTGGTCGATGTGGAACGTCTACGGCATCCGTCCGGGCGACGTGTGGTGGACCGCCTCGGACGTCGGCTGGGTGGTCGGCCACTCATACATCGTCTACGCGCCTCTACTGGTCGGCGCGACTTCGGTGATCTATGAGGGCAAGCCCGTCGGCACCCCGGACGCCGGCGCGTTCTGGCGCGTGGCCTCCGAGCACCGCGCGGTCGCACTGTTCACGGCTCCGACCGCCGTCCGGGCGATCCGCAAGGAAGATCCCGAGGGCCTCGAGATCGGTAAGTACGATCTGTCGGCCATGCGCACCCTGTACTGCGCTGGCGAACGTCTCGATCCGGACACCTACCAGTGGGCGACCGACAATCTCGGCAAGCCCGTGGTGGACAACTGGTGGCAGACCGAGACGGGCTGGCCGATCGCCTCCAACCTCCGTGGTCTGGAGCCGATGCCGATCAAGCCAGGCTCCCCCACCGTTGCGGTCCCCGGTTACGACCTGCACGTGCTCGACGCGGACGGTACGCCCCTGCCGCCGGGCGAGGAGGGGAACCTGGCCATCAAGTTGCCCATGGCCCCGGGGACGCTGGCGGGTCTGTGGGAGGACGACGAGAGGTTCGTCTCCTCGTACATGTCGGTCTTCGAGGGCTACTACTCTACCGGTGACGGCGGGTACATCGACGAGGACGGCTACGTCTTCGTGATGGGTCGGACCGACGACGTCATCAACGTCGCCGGCCACCGGCTGTCCACAGGGTCGATGGAAGCCGTCATCGCCCGGCACCCCGCCGTGGCGGAGGTCGCGGTGATCGGCGTGAAGGACCATCTCAAGGGCCAGCGCCCCGTCGGCTACGTGGTGCTCAAGTCGGGCCAGGTCCGCGACCCCGACGAGCTGCGGTCGGAGCTGGTGGCGATGGTGCGTGACGAGATCGGGGCGGTGGCCACCTTCCGCGACTGCACGGTCGTGCAGGGTCTGCCCAAGACCCGCTCGGGCAAGATCCTCCGCAAGACGATGCGGCAGATCGCCGACGGGCAGCAGGATGTGGCGGTGCCGTCGACGATCGAGGACCCAGCCGTCCTCGAGGCCCTCGCGCCTTTCCTGCGGCAGCAGGGGTAG
- a CDS encoding carboxyl transferase domain-containing protein, whose amino-acid sequence MARTGALQILDMVLDDGSFRSWDDAPVRPPQVDTAPGYEAALQRATEKSGVDESVITGEGTLLGRRVVIIACEFDFLAGSIGIAAAERIVSAIERATAEGLPILASPTSGGTRMQEGTIAFLQMVKISAAVAGHKSAGLPYLVYLRHPTTGGVFASWGSLGHVSVAEPGALIGFLGPRVYEALYDAPFPDGVQVSENLARRGMIDGVLPPEGLRDLTARALRVLCQDPPSDDEPAPPHGPVPEPESDDGLRPDAWDAITRSRRPDRPGARAFLDRVSPDRVPLSGTGQGEDSGSLLLSLVRFRGQSAVVLAQDRDAENEKSPLGPSALRSARRGMRIAAEMGVPLVLLIDTRGAALSREAEEGGLAGEIARSLADLVTLPTPTVSVILGQGTGGAALALLPADRVLCARHGWLAPLPPEGASAILHHETTRAPEVARSQGITSADLLDAGIVDVVVPERPDAADEPEEFCDRMAGAVASALLEVRRRPPERRYAERMMRYRELGLALE is encoded by the coding sequence ACGGCGCCCGGGTACGAGGCGGCGCTCCAGCGGGCGACCGAGAAGTCGGGGGTGGACGAGTCCGTCATCACCGGCGAGGGCACCCTGCTGGGCCGCCGGGTCGTGATCATCGCGTGCGAGTTCGACTTCCTCGCCGGGTCGATCGGGATCGCCGCCGCCGAGCGGATCGTCTCGGCGATCGAGCGGGCGACCGCCGAAGGGCTCCCGATCCTCGCCTCCCCCACCTCGGGCGGTACGCGAATGCAGGAGGGGACGATCGCGTTCCTCCAGATGGTCAAGATCTCCGCCGCCGTGGCCGGGCACAAGAGCGCGGGGCTGCCCTACCTCGTCTACCTGCGGCACCCGACGACCGGCGGCGTGTTCGCGTCGTGGGGGTCGCTCGGTCACGTGTCGGTGGCCGAACCCGGCGCGCTCATCGGCTTCCTCGGGCCCCGCGTCTACGAGGCGCTCTACGACGCACCCTTCCCGGACGGTGTCCAGGTCTCCGAAAACCTCGCGCGACGCGGGATGATCGACGGTGTGCTCCCGCCCGAGGGGCTTCGTGACCTCACCGCCCGCGCCCTGCGGGTGCTGTGCCAGGACCCGCCGTCGGACGACGAGCCGGCGCCGCCCCACGGGCCGGTCCCGGAGCCGGAGTCCGACGACGGCCTTCGCCCGGATGCCTGGGACGCCATCACCCGGTCGCGGCGCCCGGACCGCCCCGGCGCGCGTGCCTTCCTCGACCGCGTGTCGCCCGACCGGGTGCCACTGTCCGGCACCGGTCAGGGTGAGGACAGCGGATCGCTCCTGTTGTCGCTGGTCCGGTTCCGGGGCCAGTCCGCCGTCGTGCTCGCACAGGACCGGGACGCGGAGAACGAGAAGAGCCCGCTCGGCCCGTCCGCGTTGCGGTCGGCACGCCGCGGTATGCGCATCGCCGCGGAGATGGGGGTGCCCCTGGTGCTGCTCATCGACACCCGCGGCGCCGCTCTGTCGCGGGAGGCGGAGGAGGGCGGACTGGCGGGTGAGATCGCCAGGAGTCTGGCTGATCTCGTCACGCTGCCGACCCCGACCGTCTCCGTGATCCTGGGGCAGGGCACCGGCGGCGCCGCCCTCGCCCTGCTCCCCGCCGACAGGGTCCTGTGCGCGCGTCACGGATGGCTCGCCCCCCTGCCGCCGGAGGGCGCCAGCGCGATTCTCCACCACGAGACCACCCGGGCCCCGGAGGTCGCGCGGTCGCAGGGCATCACCTCTGCCGACCTGCTGGACGCCGGGATCGTGGACGTCGTCGTCCCCGAGCGTCCCGACGCCGCGGACGAGCCGGAGGAGTTCTGCGACCGGATGGCCGGCGCGGTCGCGTCCGCACTGCTGGAGGTCCGCCGGCGTCCCCCTGAGCGGAGGTACGCCGAGCGGATGATGCGGTATCGCGAACTGGGCCTCGCGTTAGAGTGA